The genomic segment TCGACGAGGAACTCGCCGCCAAGATCGATCGCTCGATCGCCACCCGAATCGCCAAGGCCCACTTTCCGGCCGTCCACACCCTGGAAGGGTTCGACTTCGCCTTTCAGCCCTCCCTCTCGGCCAGCCGGATCCGGGAGTTGGCCGAACTGGGCTTTCTGGGGCGGGCCGAGAACATCGTGTTGGTCGGCCGGCCGGGGGTGGGGAAAACCCATCTGGCCACAGCCATCGGGCTCCGGGCCTGCCAGGCGCGCAAACGGGTGCTGTTTGTGGCAGCGGCCGAGTTGGTGGATCAGTTACTGGCGGACGAAGTCTCCCGACGGCTGGCCAAAACCATCGAGGGGCTGGGCCGGCTGGACCTGCTGGTGGTGGATGAACTGGGCTACCTGCCGATGGACGGCCACCGGGCGAAGCTCTTCTTCCAGCTGGTCAGTCACCTCTACACCCGGACCGCGATGATCG from the Actinomycetota bacterium genome contains:
- the istB gene encoding IS21-like element helper ATPase IstB: MSETERLRANLSKLTLPTIAAIFEAEAIKATKSELSYTAFLARLIDEELAAKIDRSIATRIAKAHFPAVHTLEGFDFAFQPSLSASRIRELAELGFLGRAENIVLVGRPGVGKTHLATAIGLRACQARKRVLFVAAAELVDQLLADEVSRRLAKTIEGLGRLDLLVVDELGYLPMDGHRAKLFFQLVSHLYTRTAMIVTTNVPFETWGTLFAGDEVIAAAILDRLLHHSHVFLVTGPSYRMKGKLAQRVGNPAKVPDDNGDQMESGVGQI